Below is a window of Candidatus Cloacimonadaceae bacterium DNA.
ATGCCCGGCTATGAATATGAAATCATCTTTATCGACGATGGCTGCCGGGACAAGAGCTTTGAAATCATGAGCCGTATGGCAGACGCGAATCCACACATCAGAATCGTGAAGTTTCGCCGCAATTTTGGCAAAGCCGCAGCGCTACAATATGGATTCAACCTCGCGAGCGGGGACGTCGTTTTCACCCTGGATGCCGATCTGCAGGACAACCCTGTGGAGATTCCCGCTTTCATCAACAAACTAAACGAAGGCTTTGACCTCGTCTCAGGCTGGAAGCGCAAACGGCGTGATCCTTTGTACAAAGTGGTGCCTTCCCGGCTTTTCAATTTCGTGACCGCAAAAACCTTTCACCTCAAGCTCAAGGACTATAATTGCGGCTTCAAAGCTTACCGCGCACCGGTGGTGAAAGAGATCAGCCTCTATGGCGAGATGCACAGATATATTCCCGCGCTGGCGCACTCACTGGGTTTTCGTATTGCCGAGATCCCGGTGGAACACAGAGCCCGCGTCCATGGCAAATCCAAATATGGTTTCGAACGCTATTTGCGCGGTTTCTTCGATCTGCTCACGGTGAAGATGGTCACTCAATACATCAAGAGTCCGCTCTATCTCTTTGGCAGGATCGGACTTGTCTCTGCGCTTTTAGGCTCCGGCTTGACGCTTTATCTCGCAGTGCTCAAGATATTTTGCAACAGACCTTTATCAAATAGACCCCTGCTCTTTTTGGGCATCCTCTTGATCCTCGCCGGCTTGCAATTTATCTCCATGGGTTTGATCTCGGAATTGATCATCAACCGCGTTTCGCCACAGCTCCGCTTGCCACTCTCCGTCGAAAAACTCGTCAATATCGAAGCCAACGAAAGCACTTAAAATATGAACAACACGGAAAAGTTTTTCCTCTCACGCTATTTGAAGCATCCGAAACGAAGCCTGCTGCGTTTCAGCTTTGTCTTCATGGTGCTGGGGATAGTGCTTTCCGTGGGAATCCTCAGCGCGGGACTGAACCTCTTCGAGGGTTATGAACGCGCGCTCAAATCCGTGCTGCTGGATTCATTTGCCCATATCAACGTCTATTCTACCGGCGCTGACTACATCAATTCCTCAGAGTTGCAAAGCGCTTTGACCCGTCTGGGAAACGAGCCGGAGATCAAAAGCGTCTCTCCAGTGGTTTCATATTCAGCGATGGCATATCACGAGGACAAAGTGCGCGGAGCCATGCTCAAAGGCTATCTGCCCGATGGCGCAAACCGATTTCCCTTTGAGGACTACGTCCGCGAAGGCAGCACCAACTTGATGAATGGATATGGCATCATCGGTTTCTATCTGGCAAAAGAGCTGGGGCTCGGAATCGGGGACACCCTGAGAGTCGTCTATCCCCAATTGGACAGGCTTTCGCCGATGGGTTTGCATTCCAGCGAGCGGCGCTTCATCGTCTCCGGGCTTTACCATTCCGGTTTCTACGAGTTTGACCGCTCGATCGTGATCTGCACTGTCAAAGACGCCCAGGCGATGCTCTTTATCAATAATCAGGTTTCGCACATCGAGATCCGCCTCAAAAACAAATATATCAGCGCCGCCGACCGCATCAGCCAAAAGTATGATTTTATTCTGGGTGATGGGCTTGGAGCCTATCCTTGGACGGAAATCAACCCCAGTTTGTTTCGCCTGATAACGATGGAAAAGTGGCTGATCTTCATCATCTTCAGTTTTCTGGTGCTGATCGCCGGCATCAACGTCATCAGCGCTGTCTCTGCACTGATCTATGACAAAATCAACGAGATCGCAGTGCTGAAAACCCTTGGCGCACCGCCCAAGACGATCAAGCGTATCATGAACTATCAGATCTCCCTGGTCTGCACTCTCTCGATCATCGTTGGTCAGCTATTTGGCACGCTGCTCTCATACCTGATCACCAAACAGAGTTTCTATCAGCTCAAGGGTGAGGTCTATTTCATCGACCGCATTGAAATCCATGTCACGCCCTTGAATCTATTTGCCGTCTTTCTCGTCGCCAGCCTGTTGGTCACGCTTTGCATCCGCATCCCCCTGAGGCAGATCGACAGGCTGCAAATAATGGATCTTTTACGCAAACCCTGAGGAGGAAATGAAGTGATTTGCCTTGCCGGATACAATCTGTCCAAAAGCTATGCCGACAGCGATCAAACCATTCAGGTGTTGAAAAACGCCACGCTTGAAGTGGAAAGCG
It encodes the following:
- a CDS encoding ABC transporter permease — encoded protein: MNNTEKFFLSRYLKHPKRSLLRFSFVFMVLGIVLSVGILSAGLNLFEGYERALKSVLLDSFAHINVYSTGADYINSSELQSALTRLGNEPEIKSVSPVVSYSAMAYHEDKVRGAMLKGYLPDGANRFPFEDYVREGSTNLMNGYGIIGFYLAKELGLGIGDTLRVVYPQLDRLSPMGLHSSERRFIVSGLYHSGFYEFDRSIVICTVKDAQAMLFINNQVSHIEIRLKNKYISAADRISQKYDFILGDGLGAYPWTEINPSLFRLITMEKWLIFIIFSFLVLIAGINVISAVSALIYDKINEIAVLKTLGAPPKTIKRIMNYQISLVCTLSIIVGQLFGTLLSYLITKQSFYQLKGEVYFIDRIEIHVTPLNLFAVFLVASLLVTLCIRIPLRQIDRLQIMDLLRKP
- a CDS encoding glycosyltransferase family 2 protein; amino-acid sequence: MNISFVIPVLNEQDSLIQLVDEILAQMPGYEYEIIFIDDGCRDKSFEIMSRMADANPHIRIVKFRRNFGKAAALQYGFNLASGDVVFTLDADLQDNPVEIPAFINKLNEGFDLVSGWKRKRRDPLYKVVPSRLFNFVTAKTFHLKLKDYNCGFKAYRAPVVKEISLYGEMHRYIPALAHSLGFRIAEIPVEHRARVHGKSKYGFERYLRGFFDLLTVKMVTQYIKSPLYLFGRIGLVSALLGSGLTLYLAVLKIFCNRPLSNRPLLFLGILLILAGLQFISMGLISELIINRVSPQLRLPLSVEKLVNIEANEST